Proteins from a genomic interval of Ostreibacterium oceani:
- a CDS encoding DUF3833 domain-containing protein, producing the protein MKIKVLLMSITALISACFGDIKGEQYDTEQPKLELSAYFDGPIKAWGIIQDRSGNITTRFDVEIIGQWQGDQGILDETFRFYDGKVQTRRWEITKIDGLNYVGTAGDIIGEAKGKAHGNAVYWTYTMDVPVDDTHYRLKFDDWMWLMNDDVLINRSYMKKFGITVAELTIFMQKQSNEPSNPSNP; encoded by the coding sequence ATGAAAATAAAGGTATTACTGATGAGTATCACGGCATTGATTAGCGCTTGTTTTGGCGATATAAAAGGGGAACAGTACGATACGGAACAGCCTAAGCTGGAATTATCGGCTTATTTTGATGGGCCGATTAAAGCGTGGGGCATCATCCAAGACCGCAGTGGCAATATCACCACACGGTTTGACGTAGAGATTATCGGGCAGTGGCAGGGCGACCAAGGCATACTGGATGAAACGTTTCGGTTTTATGACGGTAAAGTGCAAACGCGGCGCTGGGAAATTACTAAAATTGATGGACTTAATTATGTTGGTACAGCAGGTGATATTATCGGTGAAGCCAAGGGCAAAGCGCACGGCAACGCCGTGTATTGGACCTACACCATGGATGTGCCAGTCGATGACACGCACTATCGTCTGAAATTTGACGACTGGATGTGGCTGATGAATGACGATGTGCTAATCAACCGTTCGTATATGAAAAAATTTGGTATTACGGTGGCTGAGCTGACGATATTTATGCAAAAACAATCCAATGAACCCAGTAACCCCAGTAACCCATAG
- a CDS encoding SDR family NAD(P)-dependent oxidoreductase gives MPNQPAYTWIIGASAGIGKALAQYYAQHDAEQGDCLVLSARNEAALIDLQQSLAGGPHHVVAFDVSCYDSVLQAKNTILSRQLDIHRVIFMAGVYQPMRLGELQHAQVAQIISVNLLGAFYVTEIVLPILLAQTDNRDNRDSNRSRPQLALCASVAGYRGLPNSQPYGATKAGVINLAESLRTEYGKQLDIRLINPGFVATQLTAKNDFHMPAQLTPEQAATAIAKGLAGRRFEIHFPKRFTYVVKLISRLPYWLYFALFTR, from the coding sequence ATGCCAAATCAACCAGCATATACTTGGATTATCGGGGCCAGCGCAGGCATTGGTAAAGCCCTAGCCCAATACTACGCCCAACATGATGCTGAGCAGGGGGATTGTTTGGTGTTGTCAGCACGAAATGAAGCGGCGCTCATTGATTTACAACAGTCATTGGCTGGCGGGCCACACCACGTGGTGGCGTTTGATGTGAGCTGCTATGACAGCGTATTGCAGGCAAAAAACACGATATTAAGCCGTCAATTAGATATTCATCGGGTAATTTTTATGGCAGGGGTTTACCAACCGATGCGCTTAGGCGAGTTGCAACACGCACAAGTAGCGCAGATTATTTCGGTGAATTTGTTGGGGGCTTTTTATGTGACAGAAATTGTCCTGCCAATACTGCTTGCGCAAACGGACAACCGCGACAACCGCGACAGCAATCGTAGTCGACCGCAATTGGCATTGTGTGCCAGCGTTGCTGGCTATCGTGGTCTGCCCAATAGCCAGCCTTATGGCGCGACCAAGGCAGGCGTGATTAATCTTGCCGAATCGCTACGCACAGAATACGGCAAACAACTGGATATTCGCTTGATTAACCCTGGGTTTGTGGCAACCCAATTGACGGCAAAAAATGATTTTCATATGCCAGCACAGCTAACCCCTGAGCAAGCCGCTACTGCAATTGCCAAGGGGCTTGCGGGTCGGCGGTTTGAAATACATTTCCCCAAACGCTTTACCTACGTGGTAAAACTCATTAGTCGCCTGCCGTATTGGCTGTACTTTGCGCTATTTACGCGTTAG
- a CDS encoding transporter substrate-binding domain-containing protein, translating into MSVKNVLKNIKTTALASAIALTGVAMMSTAGADELDKIKEKGVLRIAMSGAYPPFNFVNDQNEVVGFDPAIGSEIAKRMGLEVEIITTAWDGIIAGLLANKYDAVVGSMSITEERQKVIDFVGPYYTTRRAMFTKPDSGIDSLEKAADKRMGVTLGETHEDWARAKDYSIRTYKGLPELLLELKNGRVDVIVNDGIAAILAIKENGYDFVQVTLPEAESQPISAGIAIRKGNPELAAAMQAALDALMEDGTYLKIAEEWIGADIR; encoded by the coding sequence ATGAGTGTAAAAAACGTATTAAAAAATATCAAAACGACCGCGTTAGCTAGCGCAATTGCCTTGACTGGGGTTGCCATGATGTCAACGGCAGGGGCTGATGAACTAGACAAAATTAAAGAAAAAGGCGTGTTACGCATTGCCATGAGTGGCGCGTACCCACCGTTTAATTTTGTCAATGATCAAAATGAAGTGGTGGGGTTTGACCCCGCTATTGGTAGCGAAATTGCAAAACGCATGGGGCTAGAAGTTGAAATTATCACCACAGCATGGGATGGAATTATTGCAGGGTTATTGGCCAATAAATACGATGCCGTCGTTGGTTCAATGTCAATCACGGAAGAGCGTCAAAAAGTAATAGATTTTGTTGGCCCTTATTATACAACGCGCCGCGCCATGTTTACCAAACCCGACAGTGGTATTGATTCGTTAGAAAAGGCAGCTGATAAGCGCATGGGTGTGACTTTGGGGGAAACGCACGAAGACTGGGCGCGAGCTAAAGACTATAGCATTCGTACCTACAAAGGTCTGCCAGAGTTGCTGTTAGAGCTAAAAAATGGCCGTGTGGATGTCATTGTTAATGATGGCATTGCCGCAATTTTGGCTATCAAGGAAAATGGTTATGACTTTGTTCAAGTGACGCTGCCAGAAGCAGAAAGCCAGCCGATTTCGGCAGGTATTGCTATTCGTAAAGGTAACCCAGAGTTAGCCGCCGCAATGCAGGCCGCACTCGATGCGCTAATGGAGGATGGTACGTACCTGAAAATCGCCGAAGAATGGATTGGTGCTGACATCCGTTAG
- a CDS encoding creatininase family protein, with product MPKSINTNYGKLTWEQVRDADKDRVVILNVSATEDHGPHMPLDTDTVLGMAVANGVAAAIPDEVLVMPPIAYGFNEHHKDFPGVIWIQPETLIAFITDVTKSLAHHGFRRILLLNSHGSNHPVLDLAARKTVIETEIICVSASYWNLCSERINAIRQSDIGGIAHACEFEAAMYAHLEPEHVDLSKAATQNLHDDKSQFFNLDLTTGGGKAMLMRWWSAVSPDGTMGDPVVANPETGREFLAAAIEETTALVREIRALPILSRIDHH from the coding sequence ATGCCGAAGTCAATTAACACAAATTATGGGAAATTAACGTGGGAACAAGTGCGGGATGCTGACAAAGACCGAGTGGTTATTTTAAATGTATCGGCAACCGAAGACCACGGCCCACATATGCCATTGGATACAGATACGGTGCTGGGTATGGCGGTTGCCAATGGTGTGGCAGCAGCGATTCCTGATGAAGTGCTTGTCATGCCACCCATTGCTTATGGGTTCAACGAGCATCATAAGGATTTCCCTGGGGTCATTTGGATCCAACCTGAGACGCTAATTGCATTTATCACTGATGTGACGAAATCATTGGCACACCATGGTTTTCGGCGTATTTTGTTATTGAATTCTCATGGTTCTAACCACCCTGTGCTGGATTTGGCAGCACGCAAAACCGTGATAGAAACAGAGATTATTTGTGTCTCTGCTTCTTATTGGAATCTGTGTTCAGAGCGAATTAACGCGATACGACAATCAGATATCGGCGGCATTGCACATGCTTGTGAATTTGAGGCAGCAATGTATGCGCATCTGGAGCCAGAGCATGTTGATTTAAGCAAAGCGGCAACACAAAATCTGCATGATGACAAAAGCCAATTTTTTAACCTTGATTTAACCACAGGCGGTGGCAAAGCCATGCTAATGCGCTGGTGGTCAGCGGTATCCCCTGATGGCACGATGGGCGATCCTGTGGTCGCAAACCCAGAGACGGGGCGCGAATTTTTAGCCGCTGCAATCGAAGAAACGACAGCGCTTGTTCGTGAAATACGCGCGCTGCCAATACTGTCTCGTATAGACCATCACTGA
- a CDS encoding amino acid ABC transporter permease, producing MDFELILKVYPFFIKAAGITILLSILTALLGIFCAVLGVYARLSRFVWLRFIGAAYVSVFRGTPALIQLFILYFGGPQIGIQLTAFEAGVIGLGLNIGAYMTETIRGAIVSVNKGQSEAGRTLGLSRWLTMRYVILPQAFRLMIRPLGVNINALIKGTSLVAAISVVELTYTAQRYIGSTYKPFEMFLLAGVFYMVIVYVVARGITWLDNKAKIA from the coding sequence ATGGATTTTGAACTCATTTTAAAAGTCTATCCGTTTTTTATTAAGGCGGCAGGCATTACGATTTTACTATCAATACTCACTGCTTTGCTGGGAATTTTTTGTGCGGTGTTGGGTGTTTATGCACGGCTTTCGCGGTTTGTTTGGTTACGATTTATTGGTGCGGCGTACGTCAGTGTGTTTCGTGGGACGCCTGCACTGATTCAATTGTTTATTCTGTATTTTGGTGGCCCCCAAATTGGGATTCAATTAACCGCATTTGAAGCAGGTGTGATTGGACTGGGGCTAAATATCGGCGCATACATGACCGAGACGATTCGGGGTGCGATTGTCTCGGTTAATAAGGGACAAAGTGAGGCTGGGCGTACCTTGGGGTTGAGCCGCTGGCTGACCATGCGCTATGTGATTTTACCACAAGCCTTTCGTTTGATGATTCGCCCCTTAGGGGTCAATATTAATGCCCTGATTAAAGGAACATCGCTAGTGGCGGCGATTTCGGTGGTCGAGCTGACTTACACAGCACAACGCTATATCGGTTCGACCTATAAACCGTTTGAGATGTTTTTACTGGCTGGGGTTTTCTATATGGTCATTGTCTATGTCGTTGCACGTGGCATTACTTGGCTGGATAACAAAGCGAAAATCGCTTGA
- a CDS encoding amino acid ABC transporter permease, whose amino-acid sequence MGLDFTVINGYWGVIFIGLLWTIGITLAAALVSFFGGIIFAVIALYTPNWIRLPFRAFEWTFMGTPLLLQLFLIYFGLVQIGIDLPAFVAGVIGLGLHFAVYNSELIQSSILAVDKGQMEAARTLGLSRGQALRKIVIPQAVRDVIPPIGNNMIALLKDSALVSIIGVSELTLSAQRGIGSTYRPFEFYVLVAACYYVINLAMEWGLRHIERRIQTAR is encoded by the coding sequence ATGGGATTAGATTTTACCGTCATTAATGGTTATTGGGGCGTTATTTTTATCGGGTTGTTATGGACGATAGGGATTACGCTTGCTGCCGCGTTGGTGAGCTTTTTTGGTGGCATTATTTTTGCGGTTATTGCGCTGTACACGCCTAACTGGATTCGGCTACCGTTTCGCGCCTTTGAATGGACGTTTATGGGGACGCCTCTGCTGTTGCAGTTGTTTTTGATTTACTTTGGGTTAGTGCAAATTGGCATTGATTTACCCGCTTTTGTGGCTGGGGTGATTGGGTTGGGTTTACACTTTGCTGTGTATAATTCAGAGCTTATTCAAAGTAGTATTCTCGCCGTTGATAAAGGACAAATGGAAGCTGCGCGGACATTAGGGCTAAGCCGTGGACAAGCGCTACGTAAAATCGTCATTCCGCAAGCCGTACGCGACGTTATCCCACCAATTGGCAATAATATGATTGCGTTACTGAAAGACTCAGCATTGGTTTCTATCATTGGGGTGTCAGAGCTTACCCTGTCTGCCCAACGCGGTATTGGTAGCACGTACCGCCCATTTGAATTCTATGTGCTCGTAGCGGCTTGCTACTACGTCATTAATTTGGCAATGGAATGGGGGCTTCGCCATATCGAACGTCGTATCCAAACGGCACGATGA
- a CDS encoding amino acid ABC transporter ATP-binding protein yields the protein MTKQKPFIDIRHAKKSFGPLEVLKDISLQVERGQIVAIIGPSGSGKSTLLRAINELDPLTGGEIWLEGTQINKDLPHRQYEKHLNQVRQDIGMVFQHFNLFPHLRVRENITLAPKLLKKISDEAANALAEEQLKKVGMLERIDFFPSQLSGGQKQRVAIARALAMQPKVMLFDEATSALDPELVEEVNQVMKNLAKEDMTMIIVTHEMDFAESVCDRVLFMDQGVVVEEGPPSVIFHNPTHERTQNFLRKHLANNRA from the coding sequence ATGACAAAACAAAAACCATTTATTGATATTCGCCATGCGAAAAAAAGTTTTGGGCCGCTAGAGGTACTCAAAGACATTAGCCTACAAGTTGAGCGGGGTCAAATTGTCGCCATTATTGGTCCATCAGGATCGGGGAAAAGCACCTTGCTACGCGCGATTAACGAATTAGACCCGTTAACAGGTGGTGAAATCTGGCTAGAAGGCACCCAGATTAATAAAGATTTACCGCATCGGCAATACGAAAAACACCTCAATCAAGTTCGCCAAGATATCGGGATGGTGTTTCAGCATTTTAACTTGTTTCCGCATTTGCGAGTCCGTGAAAATATCACGCTGGCGCCCAAACTGCTAAAAAAAATATCGGACGAAGCGGCCAATGCCTTGGCTGAAGAACAGTTAAAAAAAGTTGGAATGTTAGAGCGTATTGATTTTTTCCCCTCGCAGTTGTCAGGCGGGCAAAAACAGCGTGTCGCCATCGCGCGTGCATTGGCGATGCAGCCCAAAGTCATGTTGTTTGATGAAGCGACCTCAGCACTAGACCCTGAGTTGGTCGAAGAGGTGAACCAAGTCATGAAAAACCTTGCCAAGGAAGACATGACCATGATTATTGTCACCCACGAAATGGATTTTGCCGAGAGCGTCTGCGATCGGGTGTTATTTATGGATCAAGGCGTAGTCGTTGAAGAAGGGCCGCCTAGCGTGATTTTTCACAATCCAACGCATGAGCGCACCCAAAACTTTTTGCGTAAACATTTGGCGAATAATCGCGCGTAA
- a CDS encoding efflux transporter outer membrane subunit: protein MKNLLALTIKHITPPEKNPLFLAIMAAIMALLLPACSLTPDYQAPTIETPPWRALPQTEGRALDNAALDNTENGIANDIRPEWWTDFGSDELNQLIKRALANNQDLQAALHRIEQARETRTIVNASRLPTAGIGTGLRTGTTQATNITDQRKNGIPDFTVDAGIAYEVDLFGRNRANTESASSALLGSQYAHDALALIVMSDVANTYFEVLNRQSQLRIAKQKQQIATQLLQVIQARFQTGSRTQLDISQQEQNVAESNATVTALEQALETTQNALAVLVGEPAQTFRLQAQDFSELNVPKIAALQPAELLERRPDIKSIEARLQAANADIGAARAAFYPSLNIGANLLLAINPSATALPIAGSLFAPIFQGGRLQANLNRVTAKQKELVANYRQTVLIAFKEAENALTTAQKTTTRQTQLQQASDNAYQTYQIAKKQHDLGVADLQTVLTSQQAWLTASDTLERASLARLAASVALFKAMGGGWQE, encoded by the coding sequence ATGAAAAACTTACTCGCATTGACGATTAAACACATCACGCCCCCCGAAAAAAACCCGTTATTTTTGGCTATAATGGCAGCCATAATGGCATTGCTATTGCCGGCTTGCTCGCTCACGCCTGATTACCAAGCCCCTACAATCGAAACACCGCCTTGGCGCGCGCTACCACAGACTGAAGGTCGTGCGCTAGATAATGCTGCGCTAGATAATACTGAAAATGGTATTGCAAACGATATTCGCCCTGAATGGTGGACGGATTTTGGTAGCGATGAACTCAATCAATTAATCAAACGCGCCTTGGCAAACAACCAAGACTTACAGGCCGCTTTACACCGCATTGAGCAAGCCAGAGAAACACGCACAATTGTTAACGCGTCACGCCTACCCACGGCAGGGATTGGCACTGGTTTGCGCACAGGCACCACACAAGCCACCAACATTACTGATCAGCGCAAAAATGGTATTCCTGATTTCACCGTCGATGCAGGCATTGCCTACGAAGTTGATTTATTTGGGCGTAATCGCGCCAATACCGAATCCGCGAGTAGCGCATTACTCGGATCACAGTATGCCCATGATGCTTTGGCATTGATTGTGATGAGTGATGTCGCCAATACCTACTTTGAGGTGCTTAACCGACAATCCCAACTCCGTATCGCAAAACAAAAACAGCAAATCGCAACCCAATTACTACAAGTCATACAAGCACGATTCCAAACAGGCTCGCGCACCCAACTCGACATATCACAGCAAGAACAAAACGTCGCCGAATCCAATGCAACCGTCACCGCACTAGAACAAGCACTAGAGACAACACAAAACGCATTGGCTGTTTTAGTCGGCGAGCCAGCGCAGACTTTTCGCCTACAAGCTCAAGATTTCAGCGAACTGAATGTCCCCAAAATCGCCGCACTACAACCGGCTGAATTACTCGAGCGCAGGCCAGACATTAAATCAATAGAGGCCCGTTTACAAGCCGCCAATGCAGATATTGGGGCCGCGCGGGCGGCGTTTTATCCGTCGCTTAACATTGGGGCTAACCTTTTGTTAGCAATCAATCCATCAGCAACGGCGCTTCCTATTGCAGGCTCGCTATTTGCGCCGATTTTTCAAGGCGGTCGTTTACAAGCCAACCTCAACCGCGTCACCGCCAAGCAAAAGGAGCTGGTCGCTAATTATCGCCAAACGGTGCTTATTGCCTTTAAAGAAGCCGAAAACGCGCTAACCACTGCACAAAAAACCACCACACGCCAAACGCAATTACAACAAGCGTCAGACAATGCCTACCAAACGTATCAAATCGCCAAAAAACAACACGATTTGGGTGTCGCTGACCTACAAACCGTACTGACAAGTCAGCAAGCGTGGCTCACAGCCAGCGATACCCTTGAACGCGCATCACTGGCTCGGCTAGCGGCTAGCGTTGCATTATTTAAAGCAATGGGTGGCGGCTGGCAGGAATAG
- a CDS encoding efflux RND transporter permease subunit yields MSNRIPDADPTTGLTTRIIEWSVHNRVFVLLGALALLFAGSLAIKKIPLDAIPDLSDTQVIIRTEWAGQAPQVIEDQVTFPLSSQMLGLPKTKDVRGFSLFGTSFVYVIFEDDVDIYWARSRVLESLSQIAPQLPSNAKPQLGPDATGVGWVFQYALYDKSEQHDLQSLRSLQDWFVRFELASVDGVAEVASVGGFVKEYQVLVDPNKLRAYDIALPTVINAVRTSNKETGGRTLEMAEAEYLIRSFGYVEKPDDLAQSVLKTIDGQPITIGDVARVIEGPAIRRGVTELNGQGEAVGGIVVMRPGANALTVINDIKAKLASIKQGLPEGVELTIVYDRSELIEGAVDYLKDKLIEESLMVILVVFVFLLHARSAFVAVITLPLGILSAFILMNMQGITANIMSLGGIAIAIGSMVDASIVMIENAHRKLSMLDADATTAEKQSVLLESAKQVGPGLFFSLLIITVSFLPIFALTGQSERLFTPLAFTKTYAMAAASILSITVVPVLMLYLIRGKIRTETQNPVNRFFIFLYRPLLNGALRFRKTTVFLGLIALMSTLVPATKIGSEFMPPLYEGGILYMPMTLPGVSPMKMREILQVTNRQLMTIPEVDLVYGKAGRSDSATDPAPLPMIETWVSLKPRDQWRPNLTPEALIAEMNQQVRLPGMMNSWGYPIKIRIDMLSTGIRTPVGIKISGPDLTEIDKIAREVEQFARELPGTRSAIADRVQGAKYLEIIPNRREIARYGIALDTVQGIIQTALGGMILDETVNGRARYPIILRYDRPFREHISDLDNILIPSADGGHIPLSTLADIRVNNGPAMIKSENARLNGFVFVDIEGQDLGSYIDELQEALQTLTLPPNYSVTISGQFEEIQKANERLSVAIPATLLIIISLLYLHFGRWDKTVLIMLSIPFGLIGGLWMVWLADYNLSVAVAVGFIALAGIAVETAIIMLLYIDLQIQKNPPKTLIDLLHNIRLGSIQRLRPKLMTVGTILLGLIPIFLTEGPGSDVMRRIALPMLGGMASTLILTLLFIPAIYAIYLQWRYKLPISEEQTS; encoded by the coding sequence ATGAGTAATCGTATCCCAGACGCCGATCCAACCACGGGTTTGACTACGCGCATTATCGAATGGTCAGTACACAATCGGGTTTTTGTCTTACTTGGCGCCCTTGCACTCCTATTTGCGGGTAGCCTTGCTATCAAAAAAATACCGTTAGATGCCATCCCAGACCTTTCAGATACGCAAGTCATTATACGTACCGAATGGGCAGGTCAAGCGCCACAAGTTATTGAAGACCAAGTGACTTTTCCATTATCCAGTCAAATGCTAGGGCTACCCAAAACCAAAGATGTTCGTGGATTTTCGCTATTCGGCACGTCGTTTGTTTATGTCATTTTCGAAGACGACGTCGATATTTATTGGGCGCGTAGCCGCGTACTAGAGTCTCTATCACAAATCGCGCCACAACTCCCAAGCAATGCAAAGCCACAGCTAGGCCCTGATGCCACAGGGGTTGGATGGGTTTTTCAGTATGCCCTTTATGATAAAAGCGAACAGCATGACTTACAATCGCTGCGTAGTTTGCAAGACTGGTTTGTTCGTTTTGAACTGGCCAGTGTCGATGGGGTAGCAGAGGTCGCCAGTGTTGGTGGTTTTGTCAAAGAATATCAAGTCCTCGTTGACCCCAACAAGCTACGCGCTTACGATATTGCGCTGCCGACTGTCATCAACGCCGTTCGCACTAGTAACAAAGAAACTGGCGGACGCACCTTAGAAATGGCAGAAGCGGAGTATTTAATCCGTTCGTTTGGTTATGTCGAAAAACCCGATGATTTAGCGCAATCTGTGCTAAAAACCATCGATGGTCAACCCATTACGATTGGCGATGTCGCCAGAGTAATCGAAGGCCCTGCGATACGCCGTGGCGTCACTGAGTTAAATGGACAAGGCGAAGCCGTAGGCGGCATTGTCGTGATGCGGCCAGGCGCCAATGCGCTCACTGTGATCAACGATATCAAAGCAAAGCTTGCCTCAATTAAGCAAGGCTTGCCTGAAGGCGTGGAATTAACCATTGTCTATGACCGCAGCGAGTTGATTGAAGGCGCTGTAGATTACTTAAAAGACAAATTGATAGAAGAAAGTCTCATGGTTATCTTGGTCGTGTTTGTCTTTCTGCTCCATGCGCGTAGTGCATTTGTCGCGGTCATTACCTTGCCCCTTGGTATCCTTTCTGCGTTTATTTTAATGAATATGCAGGGCATTACCGCCAATATCATGTCCTTAGGCGGGATTGCCATTGCCATCGGCTCGATGGTAGATGCTTCCATTGTCATGATTGAAAATGCGCATAGAAAGCTCTCTATGCTGGATGCCGACGCAACAACAGCTGAAAAACAATCAGTCCTCCTCGAAAGTGCCAAACAAGTCGGCCCTGGGCTATTCTTTTCATTGCTGATTATTACTGTCTCGTTTTTGCCTATTTTTGCGCTTACAGGGCAATCAGAACGCCTATTTACGCCGCTCGCGTTTACCAAAACCTATGCCATGGCAGCAGCGAGTATTTTATCGATTACCGTGGTTCCCGTGTTAATGTTATACCTAATCCGCGGCAAAATTCGCACAGAGACCCAGAATCCAGTTAACCGCTTTTTTATTTTCTTGTACCGTCCGTTATTAAATGGCGCCTTACGATTCAGGAAAACCACCGTGTTTTTGGGGCTGATTGCCTTAATGAGTACACTGGTGCCTGCGACCAAAATTGGCTCCGAATTTATGCCACCGCTATATGAAGGCGGTATTTTGTATATGCCAATGACGCTCCCTGGCGTTTCGCCCATGAAAATGCGCGAAATTCTACAAGTCACTAATCGTCAACTGATGACCATTCCAGAGGTCGATCTGGTTTACGGCAAAGCGGGACGTTCTGACTCAGCAACCGACCCCGCCCCATTACCCATGATCGAAACGTGGGTGTCACTCAAACCGCGCGACCAGTGGCGTCCAAACCTCACGCCAGAAGCATTAATCGCCGAAATGAACCAGCAAGTCCGCCTCCCAGGGATGATGAACAGCTGGGGCTATCCTATTAAAATTCGAATTGATATGTTAAGTACTGGTATTCGTACGCCTGTTGGGATTAAAATATCAGGACCAGACTTAACAGAAATCGATAAAATTGCCCGTGAAGTCGAGCAATTCGCCCGTGAATTGCCTGGCACACGGAGTGCCATCGCAGACAGAGTTCAAGGCGCAAAGTACCTTGAAATCATCCCCAACCGCCGTGAAATTGCCCGCTATGGCATTGCGCTTGACACAGTACAGGGCATTATTCAAACCGCACTAGGTGGCATGATACTTGATGAAACGGTCAATGGTAGGGCACGCTACCCCATCATTTTACGCTACGACAGGCCGTTCAGAGAGCATATCAGCGATTTAGATAATATTCTAATCCCTAGCGCTGATGGTGGTCATATTCCACTGTCAACACTTGCCGATATTCGCGTAAACAACGGCCCTGCCATGATTAAGTCAGAGAACGCACGCCTTAATGGCTTTGTCTTTGTCGATATCGAAGGGCAAGATTTAGGGTCTTATATCGACGAATTACAAGAAGCCTTACAAACCCTGACCTTGCCACCTAACTATTCGGTAACTATCTCAGGGCAGTTTGAAGAAATTCAAAAAGCGAACGAACGCCTGAGCGTTGCGATACCCGCTACCTTGTTAATCATTATTAGTTTATTGTACTTGCACTTCGGTCGGTGGGATAAAACCGTCTTGATTATGCTCTCGATTCCATTTGGTCTTATCGGTGGCCTGTGGATGGTATGGTTGGCAGATTATAACTTATCGGTTGCCGTTGCCGTTGGATTCATTGCCCTCGCGGGGATTGCCGTTGAAACCGCGATTATCATGCTGCTTTATATTGATTTACAAATCCAAAAAAACCCACCCAAAACCTTAATCGATTTATTACACAATATCCGCCTTGGTTCAATACAGCGCTTGCGCCCCAAACTCATGACGGTAGGGACTATTCTGCTCGGATTGATTCCTATTTTCTTAACCGAAGGGCCTGGCTCTGATGTCATGCGTCGTATTGCGCTACCCATGCTTGGCGGCATGGCATCGACACTTATTTTGACTTTATTGTTTATCCCGGCCATTTATGCGATTTACTTGCAGTGGCGTTATAAACTCCCAATCAGTGAGGAACAAACATCATGA